Proteins found in one Amycolatopsis umgeniensis genomic segment:
- a CDS encoding LacI family DNA-binding transcriptional regulator, whose product MTRRLAEVALKVGVSEATVSRVLNGRSGVSASTRAAVLTALDVMGYERPTQLRGDRARLVGLVLPELQNPIFPALAEIMGNALAQQGFTPVLCTRTAGGVSEAEYVELLLQQQVSGVVFAGGLYAQADAVHSHYHHLAERRLPTVLINAAVDHLGLPQISCDDAVAVEQVVGHLSSLGHEKIGLVLGPTDHVPSQRKLEAFRAYAAKLGLPVLDELIEHGMFSIEGGHAAAARLYPRGATAVLCASDLLALGAIRAARRQGLSVPEDVSVVGYDDSALMNCTDPPLTTTRQPIEAMGRAVVELLVKRINGGEVAAEELLFAPELVVRGSTARR is encoded by the coding sequence ATGACGCGTCGTCTTGCCGAAGTAGCCCTCAAGGTCGGGGTCAGCGAAGCCACGGTCAGCCGGGTGCTCAACGGCCGGTCCGGGGTCTCCGCCAGCACCCGGGCCGCCGTCCTCACCGCACTGGACGTGATGGGCTACGAGCGGCCGACCCAGCTGCGCGGCGATCGCGCCCGCCTGGTCGGGCTGGTCCTTCCCGAACTGCAGAATCCCATCTTCCCCGCACTGGCCGAGATCATGGGCAACGCGCTCGCCCAGCAGGGTTTCACCCCGGTGCTGTGCACGCGCACGGCGGGCGGGGTCTCCGAAGCCGAGTACGTCGAACTGCTGTTGCAGCAACAGGTTTCCGGCGTCGTGTTCGCCGGCGGACTGTACGCACAGGCCGACGCGGTGCACTCCCACTACCACCATCTCGCCGAGCGCCGCCTGCCGACGGTGCTGATCAACGCCGCCGTCGACCACCTCGGACTGCCGCAGATCTCGTGCGACGACGCTGTCGCCGTCGAGCAGGTCGTCGGGCATCTGAGCTCGCTCGGACACGAGAAGATCGGCCTCGTCCTCGGTCCGACCGATCACGTGCCGTCCCAGCGCAAACTCGAGGCGTTTCGCGCTTACGCGGCGAAGCTCGGACTCCCGGTCTTGGACGAACTCATCGAGCACGGCATGTTCTCCATCGAGGGCGGTCACGCGGCCGCGGCCCGGCTGTACCCGCGCGGCGCGACCGCGGTCCTGTGCGCGAGCGACCTGCTGGCCTTGGGCGCGATCCGCGCGGCCCGGCGCCAGGGACTCTCGGTACCCGAGGACGTCTCGGTCGTCGGCTACGACGATTCGGCACTGATGAACTGCACCGATCCGCCGCTGACCACCACCCGCCAGCCGATCGAGGCGATGGGCCGCGCCGTGGTGGAACTGCTGGTCAAGCGCATAAACGGCGGCGAAGTGGCGGCCGAGGAGCTGCTTTTCGCCCCCGAGCTCGTCGTCCGGGGCTCCACCGCACGCCGGTAA
- a CDS encoding ABC transporter permease subunit, whose product MSSHRSSSVLDWPATSSSRAGRPVASAAERRRNRLRRKLKENLTAYGLLCAALVVFALFSWYPIVRGVLLSFQQVDFVNPPSWVGFDNFTRLFEDPLFGVAWRNTLLFTVLALVFGFLVPFLTAVLLNELRHAKAFFRLAVYLPVMLPPVVTALMWKWFYDPGSGLFNSALGAVGLPGGQWLDSSDTSMLSLVFVSTWANMGSTTLIYLAALGTIPGELYEAAELDGAGMWKRLIHVTLPQTRFVLLVLLLLQVVATMQVFTEPYVMTGGGPDDSTVTVLLLLYRYAFVYNDFGSASALSLLLFVALGVFSALYVRVTRKADES is encoded by the coding sequence GTGTCCTCGCACAGGTCAAGTAGCGTCCTCGACTGGCCCGCGACGTCGTCGTCGCGGGCCGGTCGCCCGGTCGCGTCCGCGGCGGAGCGCCGCCGGAACCGGTTGCGGCGCAAGCTCAAGGAGAACCTCACCGCGTACGGCCTGCTGTGCGCCGCGCTCGTGGTGTTCGCGCTGTTCTCGTGGTACCCGATCGTGCGCGGGGTGCTGCTGAGCTTCCAGCAGGTCGACTTCGTCAACCCGCCGTCGTGGGTCGGGTTCGACAACTTCACCCGCCTGTTCGAGGATCCGCTGTTCGGCGTCGCGTGGCGCAACACCCTGCTGTTCACCGTGCTGGCGCTGGTCTTCGGCTTCCTGGTGCCGTTCCTGACCGCGGTACTGCTCAACGAACTGCGCCACGCCAAGGCGTTCTTCCGGCTCGCGGTCTACCTGCCGGTGATGCTGCCGCCGGTGGTCACCGCCCTGATGTGGAAGTGGTTCTACGACCCGGGTTCCGGTCTGTTCAACTCCGCGCTCGGCGCCGTCGGCCTCCCCGGCGGCCAATGGCTCGACTCGAGCGACACCTCGATGTTGTCGCTGGTGTTCGTCTCCACGTGGGCGAACATGGGGAGCACCACACTGATCTACCTCGCCGCGCTCGGCACCATCCCCGGCGAGCTCTACGAAGCCGCCGAGCTCGACGGCGCCGGGATGTGGAAGCGCCTGATCCACGTCACCCTGCCGCAGACCAGGTTCGTCCTGCTGGTGCTCCTGTTGCTGCAGGTCGTCGCGACCATGCAGGTGTTCACCGAGCCGTACGTGATGACCGGCGGCGGTCCCGACGACTCCACCGTCACTGTTCTCCTGCTCCTGTACCGCTACGCCTTCGTCTACAACGACTTCGGCTCGGCCAGCGCGTTGAGCCTGTTGCTGTTCGTCGCGCTAGGCGTGTTCTCCGCGCTGTACGTGCGCGTGACCCGGAAGGCGGACGAGTCATGA
- a CDS encoding ABC transporter substrate-binding protein — translation MSSTWSPTVRRRMFCLLLAGGLTLGAAACGSGSGESTGAGGKVKITVTGQPPTSQPFERGVFDADVKEFEESHPDIDIEPHEGFMDPKTFSAKLAGGQLEDVYYVYFTDPAQIIARRQAADITEAAKGLKNFGDLKPELLDNFRGADGKLYGLPTMNYSMGLLYSRPLFQKAGLDPNKPPQTWDEVREAAKKITALGNGTVGYADYSKNNQGGWHLTSWLYSMGSEVARKDGDKWVAAFNNDKAKAALNQLRAMRWDDDTMGSKQLLEAQDVQRMMGAGQLGMYMAAPDNVLVLVKQFNGKYEDYGVAGMPGGQGTLLGGEGYMVNPKASPEKIKAGLEWVRWKYLNPERFEKHVQQYVDGKQPVGLPAEPTPDIWQGAVRDQQLALKSKHANVPAENFQSYVDASSRIKGSIEPPNAQQVYAVLDSVMQAVLTDRNANVDQQLSSAESKVNSVLAQVK, via the coding sequence ATGAGCAGCACTTGGTCCCCCACCGTGCGCCGCCGGATGTTCTGCCTGCTCCTTGCGGGCGGGCTCACCCTGGGGGCGGCCGCCTGCGGCTCCGGTTCCGGTGAAAGCACCGGGGCCGGGGGCAAGGTCAAGATCACCGTCACCGGCCAGCCCCCGACCAGCCAGCCGTTCGAGCGCGGCGTGTTCGACGCCGACGTCAAGGAGTTCGAGGAGTCCCATCCGGACATCGACATCGAGCCGCACGAAGGGTTCATGGACCCGAAGACGTTCTCTGCCAAGCTCGCCGGCGGTCAGCTGGAGGACGTCTACTACGTGTACTTCACCGACCCGGCGCAGATCATCGCTCGCCGCCAAGCCGCCGACATCACCGAAGCGGCCAAGGGCCTGAAGAACTTCGGCGACCTCAAACCCGAACTGCTGGACAACTTCCGGGGTGCCGACGGCAAGCTCTACGGCCTGCCCACGATGAACTACAGCATGGGCCTGCTCTACAGCCGTCCGCTGTTCCAGAAGGCCGGGCTCGACCCGAACAAACCGCCGCAAACCTGGGACGAGGTCCGTGAAGCGGCCAAGAAGATCACCGCGCTGGGCAACGGCACCGTCGGGTACGCCGACTACAGCAAGAACAACCAGGGCGGCTGGCATCTGACCAGCTGGCTCTACTCCATGGGCAGCGAAGTCGCGCGCAAGGACGGCGACAAATGGGTCGCCGCCTTCAACAACGACAAGGCCAAGGCCGCCCTGAACCAGCTGCGCGCCATGCGCTGGGACGACGACACCATGGGCAGCAAGCAGCTGCTCGAAGCGCAGGACGTCCAGCGCATGATGGGCGCGGGCCAGCTCGGCATGTACATGGCCGCCCCGGACAACGTCCTGGTGCTGGTCAAGCAGTTCAACGGCAAGTACGAGGACTACGGCGTCGCCGGGATGCCGGGCGGGCAGGGCACGCTGCTGGGCGGCGAGGGCTACATGGTCAATCCCAAGGCCTCGCCGGAGAAGATCAAGGCCGGCCTGGAATGGGTCCGCTGGAAGTACCTCAACCCGGAGCGTTTCGAGAAGCACGTCCAGCAGTACGTCGACGGCAAGCAGCCGGTCGGCCTGCCCGCCGAGCCGACGCCGGACATCTGGCAGGGTGCCGTCCGCGATCAGCAGCTCGCGCTCAAGTCCAAGCACGCCAACGTCCCCGCCGAGAACTTCCAGTCCTATGTGGACGCCAGTTCCCGGATCAAGGGCAGCATCGAACCGCCGAACGCGCAGCAGGTGTACGCCGTGCTCGACAGCGTGATGCAGGCGGTGCTCACCGATCGGAACGCGAACGTCGATCAGCAGCTGTCGTCGGCCGAGTCGAAGGTCAACAGTGTCCTCGCACAGGTCAAGTAG